In a single window of the Methylococcus sp. Mc7 genome:
- a CDS encoding enoyl-ACP reductase, with protein sequence MGFMQDKRVLIVGVASNRSIAWGIAEAMKAQGAEIAFTYQNEKLKERVEKLAAECGSSIVLPCDVSDDAEIEQLFADLGKHWDGLDCIVHSVAFAPREALEGSYIDSVTRENFRIAHDVSSYSFAALAKAGRAMMAGRNGSLLTLSYLGAERAVPNYNVMGVAKASLEANVRYLAYSLGPEGTRVNAVSAGAIRTLAASGIANFREMLAKAEQASPLRRNVTIEEVGNAAAFLCSDLASGITGEILYVDAGYNFVGLSSF encoded by the coding sequence ATGGGCTTCATGCAAGACAAGCGCGTACTCATCGTCGGCGTCGCCAGCAACCGTTCGATCGCCTGGGGCATCGCCGAAGCGATGAAGGCGCAGGGCGCGGAGATCGCTTTCACCTACCAGAATGAGAAGCTCAAGGAACGCGTGGAAAAGCTGGCCGCCGAATGCGGCTCCTCCATCGTCCTGCCTTGCGACGTTTCCGATGACGCCGAAATCGAGCAGTTGTTCGCCGATCTAGGCAAGCACTGGGACGGCCTCGACTGCATCGTCCACTCGGTGGCCTTCGCCCCCCGCGAAGCCTTGGAAGGCTCCTACATCGACTCCGTCACCCGCGAGAACTTCCGCATCGCCCACGACGTCAGCTCCTACAGCTTCGCCGCCCTGGCCAAGGCCGGCCGGGCGATGATGGCCGGCCGCAACGGCTCGTTACTTACCCTGTCGTACCTGGGCGCCGAACGCGCCGTCCCCAACTACAACGTCATGGGCGTCGCCAAGGCCAGTCTGGAAGCCAACGTCCGCTACCTGGCCTATTCCCTGGGACCGGAAGGCACCCGGGTGAACGCCGTCTCCGCCGGCGCCATCCGGACGCTGGCCGCCTCCGGCATCGCCAACTTCCGGGAAATGCTGGCGAAAGCCGAACAGGCCTCCCCGCTGCGCAGGAACGTCACCATCGAAGAAGTCGGCAACGCCGCCGCCTTCCTCTGCTCGGACCTCGCCTCCGGCATCACCGGCGAGATTCTCTATGTGGATGCCGGCTACAACTTCGTCGGCTTGTCGAGTTTTTGA
- a CDS encoding ABC transporter substrate-binding protein, translating into MSIGSNQLGLYLTLFAALGLGGCEGPLNSPYPAADAERNILYSSFSERPKHLDPVRAYSSDESLIIGQIYEPLLQYHYLKRPYALEPATAEALPEIRYLDASGKVLPPGAPDSAIAYSEYDFRLKRGIRFQPHPAFARGAGGEYLYHHLNSEQLAGIRTLADFPETGTRELTADDYAYQIRRLLHPALHSPIAELMKEHIVGFKTLGDTLERDYFAAAKGRFFDLRRYALEGVQVPDPHRLIIRLNGKYPQFRFWLAMTFFAPMPWEVDAFYAQPGLIEKNITLDWYPVGSGPYLLAENNPNRRMVLERNPYFHEDRYPAEGDLEDGPNGLLADAGRLLPLVDRLVMNLEKETIPYWNKFLQGYYDYSGIASDNFDQAVQFGSSGGPELTPEMLEKGIRLETSVAASDYYLGFNLRDPVVGGLDEAHCKLRRALSIAMDYEEFISIFMNGRGVPAQGVLPPGIYGYQEGEKGINPYVYDWVDGAPQRKSVETARRLLAEAGYPNGVDAATGKPLVLYLDLSTHGADDKPLLAWYRKQLEKLGVQLVFRATDYNQFQQKMAAGNAQIYQWGWNADYPDPENFFFLLYGRNAKVPNGGENASNYVSEEFDRLFERMRNLDDGPERLALIEALQEKVRHDAPWIFGLHPKGFSLHHAWYGNLKPNLMANNKLKYMKIDAWQRAARRAEWNRPVWWPLLGGLTLLLAAVIPAYRSYRRRQRASAL; encoded by the coding sequence GTGAGTATCGGATCGAACCAACTCGGGCTTTACCTGACGCTGTTCGCGGCCTTGGGGCTGGGGGGCTGCGAGGGGCCGCTCAACAGCCCATACCCGGCGGCCGATGCCGAGCGCAACATCCTGTATTCCTCGTTTTCGGAGCGCCCCAAGCACCTCGACCCGGTGCGTGCCTACAGCTCCGACGAAAGTCTCATCATCGGCCAGATTTACGAGCCGCTGCTGCAGTACCACTACCTCAAGCGCCCTTATGCCCTGGAGCCGGCGACCGCCGAGGCTTTGCCGGAGATCCGCTATCTCGACGCCAGCGGCAAGGTGCTGCCGCCCGGCGCGCCGGATTCGGCCATCGCCTACAGCGAGTACGACTTCCGCCTGAAACGCGGCATCCGTTTCCAGCCGCATCCGGCCTTCGCCCGCGGCGCGGGGGGAGAGTATCTCTATCACCATCTGAACTCCGAGCAGCTCGCCGGCATCCGGACCTTGGCGGATTTCCCCGAAACCGGCACGCGCGAGCTGACGGCGGATGACTACGCCTATCAGATCAGGCGTCTGCTGCATCCGGCGCTGCATTCGCCGATCGCCGAGTTGATGAAGGAGCACATCGTCGGCTTCAAGACGTTGGGCGATACCCTGGAGCGCGACTATTTCGCGGCAGCCAAGGGGCGCTTCTTCGATCTGCGGCGGTATGCCCTGGAAGGCGTCCAGGTTCCCGACCCGCACCGGCTGATCATCCGTCTGAACGGCAAGTACCCGCAGTTCCGCTTCTGGTTGGCGATGACCTTCTTCGCCCCGATGCCCTGGGAGGTCGACGCCTTCTATGCCCAGCCTGGGCTGATCGAGAAGAACATCACCCTGGACTGGTATCCAGTGGGGTCGGGTCCTTATCTGCTGGCGGAGAACAACCCCAACCGCCGCATGGTGCTGGAGCGCAATCCGTACTTCCACGAGGACCGTTATCCGGCGGAGGGCGATCTCGAGGACGGGCCGAACGGTCTGCTGGCCGATGCGGGCAGGCTGCTGCCGCTGGTCGACCGGCTGGTGATGAACCTGGAGAAGGAAACGATCCCCTATTGGAACAAATTCCTGCAGGGCTATTACGATTATTCCGGCATCGCTTCGGACAACTTCGACCAGGCCGTGCAGTTCGGTAGCTCGGGCGGTCCGGAACTGACGCCGGAAATGCTGGAGAAGGGCATCCGGCTGGAGACTTCCGTGGCGGCTTCCGATTACTACCTGGGATTCAACCTGCGCGACCCCGTGGTCGGCGGGCTGGACGAGGCGCATTGCAAGCTGCGCCGGGCGCTCAGCATCGCCATGGATTACGAGGAATTCATCTCGATCTTCATGAACGGCCGGGGGGTGCCGGCTCAGGGCGTGCTGCCACCCGGCATCTACGGCTACCAGGAAGGCGAGAAGGGGATCAATCCTTACGTCTACGACTGGGTGGACGGGGCGCCCCAGCGCAAAAGCGTCGAAACCGCCCGCCGTCTGCTCGCCGAGGCGGGCTATCCCAACGGCGTCGACGCCGCGACCGGCAAGCCCCTGGTGCTGTATCTCGATCTTTCCACCCATGGGGCGGACGACAAGCCGCTGCTGGCCTGGTACCGCAAGCAACTGGAGAAGCTCGGCGTGCAGCTGGTGTTCCGTGCCACCGACTACAACCAGTTCCAGCAGAAGATGGCGGCGGGCAATGCCCAGATCTACCAGTGGGGCTGGAATGCCGATTACCCCGATCCGGAGAACTTCTTCTTCCTGCTGTACGGGCGCAACGCCAAGGTGCCGAACGGCGGCGAAAATGCCTCGAACTATGTCAGCGAGGAATTCGACCGGCTGTTCGAGCGGATGCGCAACCTGGACGACGGTCCGGAACGTCTGGCGCTGATCGAGGCCCTGCAGGAAAAGGTCCGGCACGATGCCCCTTGGATCTTCGGGCTGCATCCCAAGGGGTTCTCGCTGCATCATGCCTGGTACGGCAACCTCAAGCCCAACCTGATGGCCAACAACAAGCTCAAGTACATGAAGATCGACGCCTGGCAGCGCGCGGCCCGCCGCGCCGAGTGGAACCGGCCGGTCTGGTGGCCGCTGCTGGGGGGGCTTACGCTGCTGCTGGCCGCTGTCATTCCGGCCTACCGCAGTTATCGCCGGCGGCAGAGGGCCTCGGCGCTATGA
- a CDS encoding ABC transporter permease, with translation MTAYLIRRTLYALPLLLGVNVLTFVLFFVVNSPDDMARMHLGQKHVTQEAIEKWKHERGYDLPQLWNGGAEGTAKLTETIFFQKSVGLFLFRFGRSDNGRDIGADIAQRAWPSLAFAVPALIFGLLVHITLAVGLVFFRLTYLEFWGVAVCVALLSISSLFYIIGGQFVLGKLLLLVPISGYDGGWNAVKFLVLPVLISVVAGIGPGVRWYRTLFLEEVERDYVRTARAKGLSETLVLFTHVLRNALIPILTGVVVILPSLFIGSLITESFFAIPGLGSYTIDAIAQQDFAIVRAMVFLGSALYILGLVLTDISYTLADPRVRLD, from the coding sequence ATGACGGCGTATCTCATCCGCCGCACGCTGTACGCGCTGCCCTTGCTGCTCGGGGTCAACGTCCTCACCTTCGTGCTGTTCTTCGTGGTCAACAGCCCCGACGACATGGCGCGCATGCATCTGGGCCAGAAGCACGTGACCCAGGAGGCGATCGAAAAATGGAAGCACGAACGCGGCTACGATCTGCCGCAGCTCTGGAACGGCGGGGCCGAAGGTACGGCCAAACTGACCGAAACCATCTTCTTTCAGAAATCGGTGGGGCTGTTCCTGTTCCGCTTCGGCCGCTCCGACAACGGGCGCGACATCGGCGCGGACATCGCCCAGCGGGCCTGGCCTTCGCTGGCCTTCGCCGTGCCCGCCCTGATCTTCGGACTCCTGGTCCACATCACGCTGGCGGTGGGGCTCGTGTTCTTCCGCCTGACCTACCTGGAATTCTGGGGCGTCGCGGTGTGCGTGGCGCTGCTTTCGATTTCCTCGCTGTTCTACATCATCGGTGGCCAGTTCGTATTGGGCAAGCTCCTGCTGCTGGTGCCGATCTCCGGCTATGACGGCGGCTGGAACGCCGTCAAGTTCCTGGTCCTGCCGGTGCTCATCAGCGTGGTGGCGGGCATCGGTCCCGGCGTGCGCTGGTATCGCACGCTGTTCCTGGAGGAGGTCGAACGCGACTATGTCCGCACCGCCCGCGCCAAGGGGCTCTCGGAAACCCTGGTGCTGTTCACCCACGTTCTGCGAAACGCGCTGATCCCGATCCTCACCGGCGTCGTGGTCATCCTGCCTTCGCTGTTCATCGGCAGCCTCATCACCGAATCGTTCTTCGCCATTCCGGGCCTGGGCAGCTACACCATCGACGCCATCGCCCAGCAGGATTTCGCCATCGTCCGCGCCATGGTGTTCCTGGGCTCGGCGCTGTACATCTTGGGATTGGTGCTGACCGACATTTCCTACACCCTGGCCGACCCGCGCGTGCGCCTCGACTGA
- a CDS encoding ABC transporter permease: MLTLFWTDALFLLLLAMLGGLIWQTRHHEHLRRPWRKVARSRSAMISAVILVAYLFIAVLDSIHFLPRDGGGGAQYKTEPVSVLDWCLTPLRTRVEKTYSAPLAVRGYARESLRLADGSTRWDYPRLKFGGAHLKDPARGRLGDVLRTGFKGAAGGMGLGAILCFGAVLLIARARELPLSLVGGEVLSGQSEIPWRAILGTVVALCVVGGVLGELALKYHVFGTDKVGEDVLYQALKSIRTGILIGTLTTFVTLPLSLLLGILAGYFRGWVDDLIQYVYTTLNSIPSVLLIAAVILLTQVYMAKHEEEFASLALRADLRLLFLCLILGITSWTGLCRLLRAETLKLREMEYVQAAQALGVRRGTILLRHVFPNVFHIVLISVALDFSSLVLAEAVLSYVNIGVDPTTDSWGNMINSARLEMAREPPVWWSLTAAFAFMFALVLAANLFADAVRDAFDPRRAD; the protein is encoded by the coding sequence ATGCTGACCCTGTTCTGGACCGACGCCTTATTTCTGCTGCTGCTCGCCATGCTGGGTGGGCTGATCTGGCAGACCCGTCACCATGAGCATCTGCGCCGGCCGTGGCGCAAGGTCGCCCGCAGCCGCAGCGCGATGATTTCCGCGGTGATCCTGGTGGCCTATCTCTTCATCGCCGTGCTCGATTCGATTCATTTCCTTCCGCGGGACGGAGGGGGCGGAGCCCAGTACAAAACCGAGCCGGTCAGCGTGCTGGACTGGTGTTTGACGCCGTTGCGGACACGGGTCGAGAAGACCTATTCGGCGCCGCTGGCGGTCCGGGGCTATGCCAGGGAAAGCCTGCGCCTGGCCGACGGCAGTACGCGCTGGGACTATCCGCGCCTCAAGTTCGGCGGCGCCCATTTGAAGGATCCTGCGCGGGGTCGGTTGGGAGACGTGCTGCGGACCGGTTTCAAGGGAGCGGCCGGGGGAATGGGCCTGGGCGCGATTCTGTGCTTCGGGGCAGTGCTGCTGATCGCAAGAGCGCGGGAGCTGCCGCTGTCCCTGGTCGGCGGCGAGGTGCTGTCGGGCCAGAGCGAGATCCCCTGGCGCGCCATCCTGGGCACCGTCGTCGCGCTGTGCGTCGTCGGCGGGGTGCTGGGCGAACTGGCACTCAAATACCACGTGTTCGGCACCGACAAGGTGGGCGAGGACGTGCTCTACCAGGCACTCAAGAGCATCCGCACCGGCATCCTGATCGGCACCCTCACCACCTTCGTGACCCTGCCGCTCTCACTGTTGCTCGGTATACTCGCCGGCTATTTCCGCGGCTGGGTCGACGACCTGATCCAGTACGTCTATACCACCCTGAACTCGATTCCCAGCGTATTGCTGATCGCGGCGGTGATCCTGCTCACCCAGGTCTACATGGCCAAGCACGAGGAGGAATTCGCCAGCCTGGCGCTGCGCGCCGATCTGCGCCTGTTGTTTCTGTGCCTGATCCTCGGGATCACGAGCTGGACCGGGCTGTGCCGGCTGCTGCGCGCCGAGACCCTCAAGCTGCGCGAGATGGAATACGTCCAAGCCGCGCAAGCGCTGGGCGTGCGGCGGGGGACGATCCTGCTGCGCCACGTTTTTCCCAACGTGTTCCACATCGTGCTGATCTCGGTGGCGCTCGATTTCAGCTCGCTGGTGCTGGCCGAGGCCGTGTTGTCCTATGTCAACATCGGTGTCGACCCGACCACCGATTCCTGGGGCAACATGATCAACAGCGCCCGCCTGGAAATGGCCCGCGAGCCGCCGGTGTGGTGGTCGCTCACCGCCGCCTTCGCCTTCATGTTCGCCCTGGTGCTGGCGGCCAATCTGTTCGCCGACGCGGTGCGCGATGCTTTCGATCCGCGCCGTGCCGACTAA